The Rhizobium brockwellii region GGGTGTCGAAGATCTGGTTGATAATGCGGGGACCAGTGTTGCTGATACCGTTGATCGGCTCAAGCGAACTCGGCAGGCCGTTGACGCCGATCCGCAACGCGCGGCGATCTGCTGCAAAGGCGAATTTCAGGCTGGTGGTCGATGCGAGCGCGGCAACGCTTGCGCCAATAAGGAAATTTCTGCGATCAGTTTTTACCATCGGTCCTCTCCCGGACTTAACAAGTTTCTATTGACGGATTGGCGGGGACATCGAGCCCTAGTTCGCGATCACGAACTTCCTCCGCAATTTTTCTGGCACCGTGTCGATGATGGTCCTGGTGCCGACGTCGGTGATAATCACACCGACGTCCTCGATTTTTGCTGTGACCGACAAGCTGGATTTCGTGAACTTCGAGTGGTCGGCGACCACGATCACACGGCTCGAGACTTCGATCATGGCTTTCTGAACGCTGGCGTTCATCGGTGTCGATGTGCAGATCTGGCCGCGATCGAGATCGATCGAGCTGGCATTGAGGATCAGCTTGTCGGCGTTGAACTGGCGAATGAAGCTTTCCGCATGCGGTCCGCGATAGGAGCGGTTCGTATCGGTGAACTCACCACCGACGGAATAAATGGTGTTGCCTTCGCCCCGGGAGAGCTCGGCTACAATATCAAGACCGTTGGAGATCAGCGTCAGACCCTTGCGAGCCGACAGGATCTTGGCGACCTCAAGTGCGGTCGTCCCGGCATCGAGAAAGACTGCGTCACCGTCGGCGATCATCCCTGCGGCGACGGCAGCAATGGCTGCCTTCTCTGCTTGACGCGAAATCGCGCGCGCAGCATGCGTTGGGTCCTGGCCGACCTGATTGACGCTAACGGCACCACCATGCGTCCGGCGAAGTACGCCGGCCTGCTCGAGGTCGCCAAGATCGCGCCGGGCTGTTGCGAGCGAGATTTGGAAACGTTCAGTCAGCGTATTGATCGCGACAAACTGCTCCTCGCGCAGCAGGTCTGCGATTTTGGCTTGGCGGTCCTGGGCGGCTGTTAACACGGTGTCTCTCTTCGAATAGTGATCTAATTCGATCATTCGTATGATCGTTATCTATCTTTGTCAAATGACAGATTGATGACAAAAGATGCTGCTTTGCAGCATTATCGAAGATAAATCACTGTCTGAGTAGGATGGCCAAGAGCGGAAAAACTGAGAACTCTTGAATGAGTGAGCGATATCGATCATAATGACCGCTGCTCCTAGAGCTCCAAAGTCGCAGACGGCAATCGATCCCGTCTTGCTCAGCCGACACGCCGGACAACTCGAACTCGAACGGAGCTCAAAATTGAATTCCACTGTGGTCATGATAAATTTGCTCGGAGCGGTGGCGTTGCTTCTCTTCGGCCTTGCGCTGGTCAAGGATGGAGCAATCCGTGCGCTGGGCGCGAAGCTGCGTACGGGACTGGCAAGCGGCACCAAGGGAAGCCTTCGGTCATTCGTGTCGGGTTTTGTCGCGACAGTCGCGTTGCAAAGTTCGACTGCAACCGCGCTGATGGTTTCCTCCTTCGTCGAGCGCGAGCTGATCAAACCAAGGATGGCCCAGGTGGTGCTTCTTGGCGCCAACGTAGGAACAGCCGTAACGGCCTGGATCGTGGCGACAGGAATCGAATGGATTTCGCCAGTTCTGCTGTTCGTCGGCATCATCTTTTACAGAAGTAATTCCACGTCACGACAGGGCGCTGGCACCGCTTTAATCGGAATTGCCCTCATGTTGCTTTCGCTGCATCTCTTGAGCAGTGCGACCGAGCCCCTCCGTCATTCGCCTGCGCTTGCTGCCTTCATCGGCCTGCTCGACAACGCTTGGCCGATAGCAATGTGTTTTTCGGCTGTGATCGCCATACTGTCATCGTCAAGCCTCGCGGCGGTAATCCTGATTTTGTCACTATCGTCGACCGGAATGCTTTCCGGCGGTCTTGTCGTCGCACTGGTACTTGGTGCCAATCTCGGAGGCGCCGTCCCACCGGTGATTGCGTCTTTGTCAGGTTCCGGTGCGGCACGACGTGTGACACTTGGGAATCAGATCGTACGTGCCGCTGGTTGTCTGATCGCCCTCCCGGGTGCACAATTGGCGGCTGATCTACTTGCGATGCTTCCCCTCGCCGCGACAAAGCTGCCAGTCGATGTGCACCTCGCCTTCAACCTCTCCCTCGCGCTGATTGCCTGGCCGTTTTCAAGGCTATTGGCACGTTGGATGACGATCTTGATACCCGAGCAGATGCAAACTGGAGACGCGCCAAAATATCTTGATCCCGTAGAACTCTCGACGCCAGTCGTGGCACTTGCCAGCGCCGCAAGGGAGGTACTCGGTGTCGGTGACCTGATCGAGAAAATGCTGCTGAAAGCATCTGACGCCTTCGATCACAACAACGAAACCGGGCTTCGCGAGATCCCTGCCCTGGAAGCTCAGGTCGATCGCTTGCAGCAGGAGATCAAGGTCTATCTGTCGAAGCTCGGACGGACAGGCCTTTCAGAGGACGAAGGGCGCAAATCGATCGTCATCATCGATTATGCCATTAATCTCGAGCACATTGGTGACATCATCGAGAAAGGTCTTTTGCCGGCAGTGCGAAAGAAGGTTTCCCAAGGACTGAAGTTTTCCGACGATGGTTTCGCCGAGCTACAGCAGTTGTTCAAGCTGACGATCGACAACTTGCGAATTTCGCAAACGATCCTGATCACGCGTGACTTCAACCTCGCCCAGCAATTGATGGAGAGGAAGGTTGAAGTTCGAAACATGGAAAAACAATCTTCCGAGCGACACCTGGAGCGGCTGAGGAACGGTCGCGCAGATAGCCTTCAGACGAGCTCACTTCATCTCGACATTCTTCGGGATCTCAAGCGCATCAACGCCCACATTGTGTCGGTCGCCCACCCGATCATGGATGAGTAGGGGCTTCTCGGTGAAAGCCGCCTCATCGTCAGGGTTTCGGCAGATTAAGCTCTCCAGGGCTGGATGTCCTGATCGGGCACGAACGCGCAAGATCGAGCCATCCTTTGACGACTGTTCCAGCCGATGGTCAGCCTTTGAAGGCTCCCGGGAAAACAATGTCTTGATCGACAAGGACATTGAACTTGTAGCCCGGGCGAATTTCGAGGGTTGGCTGAACATCCATATTCCGTTGGATGGTACGATCAGCAACCCGCCCAAACGTCTCTGCGAAATTCCGCCGCGTCGCATCCGAGGCCGTGTCCTGGGTCGCGAGCGTCGAACTCTCCGGAACGGCCATGTCGATACCTGTTCCGATCAGGGCAATCAGCACGGCCGAGCCGAAGGTCTTCAAATAATGATTGTTCACCTTGTCGCTGAAACCACCATATCCTTGCGCATCTGTCCCCGACATGCCGCCGATCTGCAGTGTCGAGCCGTTCGGGAAAATGATGTCGGTCCACACGACGAGAACGCGTTTCTGTCCGAAGGACACCTTGCTGTCATAGCGGCCGAACAGCTTCGTTCCTTGCGGAATGAGCAGACGATGCCCTGTCGCGCTGTCATAGACGTTCTGGCTCACCTGGGCGGTGATCCGCCCCGGCAGATCTGAATTGACGCCAGTGATCAGTGTTGCCGGAATGACCGAACCGCGCTTTAGCTCGAAGGGTGATTGTTGGGGCACGACACGGTTCGGCAAGTAGCCAAGCTCTTTCAGGTCGGCATTGAAGAAATCCTCCTTGGCGCCTTGGGCATTGGGATCAACGTTTTGACCACCGAGCCCGGCGCGCAACGCGGCCGCATAGAGATCGGGACCACTTGCCGTGTTCGCTGAAGTCGTTGCGGCTCTTGCCGCCGTGTCTGCGGTCGCATCATGCGTTTCAGCACGCCCGTCCAATTTGCCGCGATCGATGGCAAGCGGCGCATCATAGGCAGCGTTGTTCGCCTGCAGGCGGGCCATCCGGTGGCGCTGCTGCTCACGGAGAAGCTGTTCCTGTTGTTCTCGCTGAAGACGAGCCCGCCAGACCGCTTCCGCTTCGAGGTCCTGACCGCGCTGCTGCACCTCGCGTTGCCCCGGCTGCGGCGTGAAGGGATTGTTCGTCTTTTCTTCTACCTGCTTGGTCTCGACCGGCGTCGGTTGGAAGGTGGTCTGCTCCTGCGGATCGCCGATAATACCGTCGGTAACGCCCCGTTTGATCTGGTCGGCG contains the following coding sequences:
- a CDS encoding DeoR/GlpR family DNA-binding transcription regulator, with translation MIELDHYSKRDTVLTAAQDRQAKIADLLREEQFVAINTLTERFQISLATARRDLGDLEQAGVLRRTHGGAVSVNQVGQDPTHAARAISRQAEKAAIAAVAAGMIADGDAVFLDAGTTALEVAKILSARKGLTLISNGLDIVAELSRGEGNTIYSVGGEFTDTNRSYRGPHAESFIRQFNADKLILNASSIDLDRGQICTSTPMNASVQKAMIEVSSRVIVVADHSKFTKSSLSVTAKIEDVGVIITDVGTRTIIDTVPEKLRRKFVIAN
- a CDS encoding Na/Pi cotransporter family protein, which gives rise to MNSTVVMINLLGAVALLLFGLALVKDGAIRALGAKLRTGLASGTKGSLRSFVSGFVATVALQSSTATALMVSSFVERELIKPRMAQVVLLGANVGTAVTAWIVATGIEWISPVLLFVGIIFYRSNSTSRQGAGTALIGIALMLLSLHLLSSATEPLRHSPALAAFIGLLDNAWPIAMCFSAVIAILSSSSLAAVILILSLSSTGMLSGGLVVALVLGANLGGAVPPVIASLSGSGAARRVTLGNQIVRAAGCLIALPGAQLAADLLAMLPLAATKLPVDVHLAFNLSLALIAWPFSRLLARWMTILIPEQMQTGDAPKYLDPVELSTPVVALASAAREVLGVGDLIEKMLLKASDAFDHNNETGLREIPALEAQVDRLQQEIKVYLSKLGRTGLSEDEGRKSIVIIDYAINLEHIGDIIEKGLLPAVRKKVSQGLKFSDDGFAELQQLFKLTIDNLRISQTILITRDFNLAQQLMERKVEVRNMEKQSSERHLERLRNGRADSLQTSSLHLDILRDLKRINAHIVSVAHPIMDE
- the trbI gene encoding IncP-type conjugal transfer protein TrbI, whose amino-acid sequence is MVQSLNLGGAPNSQAPSTIRRINRLPIVVIIVLAVAFLGVIFYGLASRGLYFGRDTGPETSSGNPASTFADQIKRGVTDGIIGDPQEQTTFQPTPVETKQVEEKTNNPFTPQPGQREVQQRGQDLEAEAVWRARLQREQQEQLLREQQRHRMARLQANNAAYDAPLAIDRGKLDGRAETHDATADTAARAATTSANTASGPDLYAAALRAGLGGQNVDPNAQGAKEDFFNADLKELGYLPNRVVPQQSPFELKRGSVIPATLITGVNSDLPGRITAQVSQNVYDSATGHRLLIPQGTKLFGRYDSKVSFGQKRVLVVWTDIIFPNGSTLQIGGMSGTDAQGYGGFSDKVNNHYLKTFGSAVLIALIGTGIDMAVPESSTLATQDTASDATRRNFAETFGRVADRTIQRNMDVQPTLEIRPGYKFNVLVDQDIVFPGAFKG